AGGGGTACCCGAACGGATGATCGAACACGGGCAGCGCCCGCCCCGCGTCATCGTCCATGTCGACATGGACGCCTTCTTCGCGGCCATCGAGATCCGGGAGCGGCCTGAACTCGCCGGCAAGCCCGTCATCGTCGGGGGCCGGCGGGACAGCCTGCGCGGGGTGGTCGCCACAGCCTCGTACGAGGCCCGGCGCTTCGGGGTCCGCTCGGCCATGCCCATCCGCCGTGCCGTACAGCTATGCCCTCACGGGATCTTCCTCGAGGCTCGCCACGGCCTCTACCGTGAGGTGTCGGACCGCATCCTGGCCATCCTGCACGAGTTCAGCCCGGTGGTGGAGCCCGTCTCCATCGACGAGGCTTACCTCGATATGACCGCCGACAGGGGACGCCTCGGGAGCCTGCGTGCCATGGGGCAGGCCATCAAGGCCCGCATTTACGGGCAGGAGCGCCTGACCGCGTCGGTGGGCATCGGGCCCAACAAGTTCCTGGCGAAGCTCGCCACGGAGCTTTCCAAGCCGGACGGGCTCATGATCATCGAGCCCGGCGACGTGGACAGGGTGTTGCCCCCGCTGCCGGTCGAGCGGCTCCCCGGCGTCGGCCCTCGCACGGCGGCGCGGCTGCACCACATGGGGCTTCACACGGTAGCCGACGTGCGGGCGCGTCCCCGGTCGTTCCTCGCCGAACACCTGGGGCGCTTCGGGGAGTCCCTGTATGAACTCGCCATGGGCATCGACACCCGCCCCGTGCAGCTTCCGCAGGAGGCCCGGTCCATCAGCGCCGAACTCACCTTCGAGCGCGACGTGGCGCGACACGAGGCGTTGCGCCAGACTCTCGCGCAGCTCGCCGCCGAGGTGGGCCGGCGGCTGCGGGCCGAGGGATACTGGGCCCGGGCCGTGGTGCTCAAGGCGCGCTATCCGGACTTCGTGACCCTGACCCGG
This sequence is a window from Bacillota bacterium. Protein-coding genes within it:
- a CDS encoding DNA polymerase IV → MIRWAGVPERMIEHGQRPPRVIVHVDMDAFFAAIEIRERPELAGKPVIVGGRRDSLRGVVATASYEARRFGVRSAMPIRRAVQLCPHGIFLEARHGLYREVSDRILAILHEFSPVVEPVSIDEAYLDMTADRGRLGSLRAMGQAIKARIYGQERLTASVGIGPNKFLAKLATELSKPDGLMIIEPGDVDRVLPPLPVERLPGVGPRTAARLHHMGLHTVADVRARPRSFLAEHLGRFGESLYELAMGIDTRPVQLPQEARSISAELTFERDVARHEALRQTLAQLAAEVGRRLRAEGYWARAVVLKARYPDFVTLTRRMTLSEPTADDATLFETAWRLLENLPPRPGGFRLLGVGAESLTRFTQPLLWEQRAERSRAVDRVMDAINARYRRAVVVRGRLFRAGGAGPPARPEDSAGG